The following coding sequences are from one Halobacteria archaeon AArc-dxtr1 window:
- a CDS encoding phosphate ABC transporter ATP-binding protein — MTNAALTTENLAVTYTGNREVEALKGVSAEFPANQLTAIIGPSGCGKSTLLKSLNRLHEIQPTVEIDGDVTLNGESIYDTDEPAPEIRRRIGYVPQTPTPLPLSIYENVAYGVKIHGDYDSKAELDELVEAYLRKVNLWDEVKDRLDTPGAELSTGQIQRLCLARSLAVEPEVLLCDEVTSALDPVSAEEVEKTLAGLKEEYTIVMVTHSMDQAKRLADEVVFLYLGKLIEANDTRSFFENPRHERTQQFVKGHTIVEYSDEGGEAVDDTETGSTNGTLAAER, encoded by the coding sequence ATGACAAACGCTGCACTCACCACGGAAAACCTCGCCGTAACGTACACCGGGAATCGCGAAGTCGAGGCGCTGAAGGGCGTCTCAGCCGAGTTTCCGGCGAACCAGCTGACCGCCATCATCGGTCCATCGGGCTGTGGCAAGTCAACGCTGCTGAAATCGCTCAACCGACTCCACGAGATCCAACCTACCGTCGAGATCGACGGCGACGTCACACTGAACGGCGAGTCGATCTACGACACCGACGAACCGGCTCCTGAAATCCGCCGACGGATCGGCTACGTCCCGCAGACGCCGACCCCGCTGCCGCTGTCGATCTACGAAAACGTCGCCTACGGCGTGAAGATCCACGGCGACTACGACTCGAAAGCGGAGCTCGACGAACTCGTCGAGGCCTACCTGCGGAAGGTGAACCTCTGGGACGAGGTAAAAGATCGACTAGATACGCCTGGCGCGGAGCTCTCGACGGGCCAGATCCAGCGGCTCTGTCTGGCCCGCTCGCTGGCCGTCGAGCCCGAGGTACTGCTCTGTGACGAGGTCACCTCGGCGCTGGACCCCGTTTCGGCCGAGGAGGTCGAGAAGACCCTCGCCGGGCTCAAAGAGGAGTACACGATCGTCATGGTCACCCATAGCATGGACCAGGCCAAGCGCCTCGCCGACGAGGTCGTCTTCCTCTACCTCGGAAAACTCATTGAGGCCAATGACACGCGTTCGTTCTTCGAGAATCCGCGCCACGAACGCACACAGCAGTTCGTCAAGGGACACACCATCGTCGAGTACAGCGACGAGGGTGGGGAGGCGGTCGACGATACCGAAACGGGGTCGACGAACGGGACGCTCGCGGCCGAACGGTAA